The proteins below are encoded in one region of Pangasianodon hypophthalmus isolate fPanHyp1 chromosome 6, fPanHyp1.pri, whole genome shotgun sequence:
- the qser1 gene encoding glutamine and serine-rich protein 1, producing the protein MDGRYLGSGFAERRATSGESADWAYSNPTSSSYGATHIETELPQRQSYASSHTLTTYTTSHHHTGVSGVFDNSLHTTGGSTTESSVMNFLSSIESRGLQAGPAATSLLPQFRTSPWQTGTNSSTELFLTGALPSSGTFPTLSALSSYQHPSTFPTRSFPTTSALTVQHTTFSPSNGLLSPNDPLLQIKSSQTTVPTAFAFDRLGGASLGASLPIQSSTYRSAQESAPHLLQPQFSLLPSPLSNSQQTIPPYGAPIFSSSIERALQRECSVIKHHQRPSSTQPVQQQLSVSAQHSLQDYLPDDADVSYEDPSRPVANSPNGIPSQAINNTAQQKTATVQLQQTQTHSSSVPSSGFSSTSGVKAKDDSNKTAEHLGEGSELHDQAASSPMQQHRYASTAQKHSSVIASQSQPYTSAQLSSLMSIGPSQTYITSQSLMSNLSEPQAFSPNQPEKLPSIYKTLPSLATQSENETSVSHSLMYASGQKHIMSSASNREEYDEQTQRLCMGNASHNYSSSHSQSLSTVSYYAQGAESVSPSQSYASGQSLTPSPPFSSSYGHSLPSSNSTQDYTLMQPSPNKTDGILLQQTQKYLLSDQSTSSTAAYTQAIQNNQSSVEQNPAYGKGKEDESLFLTSKENCGELPIQDMQALQQASISSSTQTVANNDVGVQSNVVYVVSKMEDRQAHSVIRSNSRSEDQLIGLAPMSSIKDERMSTLIGQLVSTAHSHVTSGTKNNSTLLQSSHVALSTDQLKEHAVLLKVPTAQQEDQQTQSNRGDQRQLSQEQAQFIQLPSAQVLLEPSQMILLQQPLLHTGTNQSKPVQMQPVSVQFLQMNNEILNSAVSAIENPQITHQVVESTKQHLVQKDSFNNSTNQHDAKQHFTLSSICFPDSMLMADERNILSNVDDILAATAAACGVTPQDFKTSSSEGDLASISSPSDSKCHYELVNNKHEPNSYSSQHMISNTQTITLSVNGGQLTTDIHKEVDGHQAFTPPNSHTQQNNSKHEISEKVTNHHKKNEVLPKELISNDSSLNSNGGTINTFANNHTDFHVTSQEYNPNKNQPKVVKSVKMEEKFAEYSSDGLSKKRVRSKGSSKQATEDENGQPKTQKRSGQVKRQNSKGSETSSSSTSEGCLDSYQQQERIRQKIREVEEKQPEVKTGFIGSFLDFLKSGPKQQFSSPPIRSPNRTRKSSVTKRPFNQLSVPPKLIPPSTSLVSPDISTVSSTKRLDEELHKNLETLPSFSSDEDESVGKNQDLQKSISSALSSLDEPSDKQQSDSKSSGDTTSQEQSSSIQSADTKLKEQQKPGLNEVPVEELVKNIPANKLAVCLTTVAIEGLTDEELSDSGEEGMYRERDEFVVKNEDIESLQVTLKAGIEPPAIWKVQKALLQKFIPELRDGKRVFSATNSYLGYFGDAKTMYRRVYVKFLDTVNKREYVRVCNRKPRCKPMHSMRGSQKALLAQRAAAPAMSDSSALKSSTKQSLSKPRPKQPKAKAEPPPKKRKKWKEEFTDSTELASPEAAGEDDEFIPPVPFASRFLNTRTMKETFKSFVELLISVALDADVMITLERENDELLLPHMKRVDGMITDNRRRLLPKLRVGQVFKNALDSFPELSVVTELKTDGETPTFKVRLSGKAYNRKTMKPAKSPVKLPLEYTVEQQKTHWFSLYHSLQHYKYHTYLMCMEEIALLRSRGVDLGQEETVQTCMGNQVWVEGLFDRFGELLTQVQQACL; encoded by the exons CTCCAGTTATGGTGCGACTCACATAGAGACAGAGCTTCCCCAACGGCAATCCTACGCCTCAAGTCATACACTCACTACCTACACCACCTCTCATCACCACACAG GTGTGTCTGGTGTCTTTGATAACAGTCTGCACACCACCGGAGGCAGCACTACTGAATCATCAGTCATGAATTTCCTCTCTTCCATTGAATCCCGAGGCCTTCAGGCTGGACCTGCAGCCACGTCTCTACTTCCCCAGTTCAGAACTTCACCATGGCAGACTG GCACAAATTCTTCAACAGAGCTCTTTCTTACTGGAGCTCTTCCTTCTTCTGGAACGTTTCCTACCCTGTCAGCTCTTTCTTCCTACCAGCACCCCAGCACCTTTCCCACTCGGAGTTTTCCCACCACATCTGCGTTAACTGTTCAGCACACTACGTTTAGCCCATCAAATGGACTGCTTTCACCTAATGACCCTCTACTTCAGATCAAATCTTCCCAAACCACTGTGCCAACAGCTTTTGCCTTTGACCGCCTGGGTGGTGCTTCCCTGGGTGCTAGCCTCCCAATCCAGTCATCCACATATCGTTCAGCCCAGGAGTCTGCACCACATCTCCTGCAGCCACAGTTCAGCCTCCTACCCTCTCCTTTGAGTAACTCTCAGCAGACTATTCCACCTTATGGAGCCCCAATTTTCTCCAGCTCCATCGAACGAGCACTTCAGCGTGAATGTAGTGTCATCAAGCACCACCAGCGGCCTTCCAGCACCCAGCCAGTCCAGCAGCAGCTGTCTGTCAGTGCACAACACTCTTTGCAAGATTACCTACCTGACGATGCTGATGTCTCGTACGAGGATCCTTCTCGACCTGTTGCAAACAGCCCCAATGGAATTCCCAGTCAGGCCATTAATAACACAGCTCAGCAGAAGACCGCCACAGTGCAGCTgcagcaaacacagacacattccTCGTCTGTGCCCTCTTCAGGGTTTTCCTCCACATCTGGAGTGAAAGCCAAGGATGATTCTAACAAAACAGCAGAGCATCTTGGGGAGGGCTCAGAGTTGCATGATCAGGCAGCCTCATCACCCATGCAGCAGCATAGGTATGCTTCCACAGCCCAGAAACATAGCTCTGTGATTGCTAGCCAGTCACAGCCATACACATCAGCACAGCTTTCCAGTTTGATGTCCATCGGCCCTTCACAGACATACATTACATCTCAAAGTCTCATGAGCAACCTTAGTGAACCACAGGCCTTCTCTCCCAATCAGCCTGAGAAACTACCTTCTATATACAAAACGTTGCCGTCGTTGGCTACTCAGTCAGAAAACGAGACATCTGTTAGCCACTCTCTAATGTACGCTTCTGGCCAAAAGCACATAATGTCTTCAGCATCAAACAGAGAGGAGTATGATGAGCAGACGCAAAGACTTTGTATGGGCAATGCCTCTCACAATTATTCTTCCAGTCACTCTCAGAGTCTGTCCACTGTCAGTTATTATGCCCAGGGAGCAGAATCTGTTAGTCCCTCTCAGAGCTATGCATCAGGCCAGTCTCTCACACCAAGTCCTCCATTCTCTTCCTCCTATGGCCACAGCTTACCATCCAGTAATTCCACCCAGGATTACACCCTAATGCAGCCTTCTCCAAACAAGACAGATGGTATACTGTTGCAGCAGACTCAGAAATACTTGCTGTCTGACCAGTCAACATCATCCACTGCCGCTTATACACAAGCCATCCAGAACAACCAGTCCTCAGTGGAACAAAACCCAGCCTATGGCAAAGGGAAGGAAGATGAGAGTCTGTTCCTCACCTCCAAAGAAAACTGTGGAGAGCTTCCTATTCAAGATATGCAGGCATTACAACAGGCTTCAATAAGTAGTTCTACCCAGACTGTCGCAAACAATGATGTTGGGGTGCAGAGCAATGTTGTATATGTTGTTTCAAAAATGGAAGACAGACAAGCACATAGCGTCATCCGAAGCAACTCTCGATCCGAGGATCAGCTAATAGGTCTTGCACCAATGTCATCTATCAAGGATGAGAGAATGAGTACTTTAATTGGGCAGTTGGTAAGCACTGCCCATTCTCATGTAACCTCTGGCACAAAAAATAACTCTACATTACTGCAGTCCTCCCATGTGGCCTTGAGCACTGATCAGTTGAAAGAACACGCTGTGCTTCTCAAAGTTCCCACTGCTCAGCAAGAGGACCAGCAAACTCAGAGTAACAGAGGAGATCAGAGGCAGTTGTCACAGGAACAGGCACAGTTCATTCAGCTACCCAGTGCCCAAGTCCTTCTGGAGCCCTCACAGATGATCCTTCTTCAACAACCTTTGCTCCACACAGGGACAAATCAGTCTAAGCCAGTCCAAATGCAGCCAGTTTCGGTTCAGTTCCTgcaaatgaataatgaaatccTGAATTCCGCAGTCAGTGCAATTGAGAATCCGCAGATAACCCACCAAGTTGTGGAGTCCACAAAGCAACATCTGGTACAAAAAGACAGTTTCAACAATTCAACAAATCAGCATGATGCCAAACAGCACTTTACCTTAAGCTCCATCTGCTTCCCTGATTCCATGCTGATGGCAGATGAGAGGAACATTCTGTCCAATGTGGATGACATCCTAGCTGCCACAGCAGCTGCCTGTGGAGTCACACCACAGGACTTTAAAACCTCGTCCTCTGAAGGGGACTTAGCATCGATATCCAGCCCTTCAGACTCTAAGTGCCACTATGAGTTAGTTAATAACAAGCATGAACCTAATAGCTACTCTTCACAGCAcatgatctcaaacacacagacCATTACTTTATCTGTAAATGGTGGTCAGCTGACAACAGACATTCACAAAGAAGTTGATGGACATCAAGCATTTACACCAccaaactctcacacacagcaaaaTAACTCTAAGCATGAAATATCTGAGAAAGTGACAAATCATCACAAGAAAAATGAGGTATTACCCAAGGAACTTATTAGCAATGATTCTTCTTTGAATTCTAACGGAGGTACTATAAACACGTTTGCCAACAACCACACAGACTTTCACGTAACCTCCCAGGAATATAACCCAAATAAGAATCAACCCAAAGTAGTGAAGAGTGTTAAGATGGAGGAAAAATTTGCAGAATACTCCTCTGATGGTCTTTCTAAGAAGCGCGTCAGGTCAAAAGGTTCTTCCAAGCAAGCTACCGAAGATGAAAATGGTCAACCTAAAACTCAAAAAAGAAGTGGCCAAGTAAAGCGACAGAACTCCAAAGGAAGTGAGACAAGTTCGTCCTCTACCTCTGAGGGCTGTCTTGATAGCTACCAGCAACAAGAAAGAATACGGCAAAAAATAAGAGAGGTAGAAGAAAAACAGCCAGAAGTTAAAACTGGGTTCATTGGATCTTTCCTAGACTTTCTTAAATCTGGACCCAAGCAGCAATTCTCCTCTCCACCCATACGGTCACCCAACCgcacaagaaagtcttcagttACCAAAAGACCTTTTAATCAATTGTCAGTGCCCCCTAAACTCATACCCCCATCAACTTCACTGGTTTCACCAGACATCAGTACTGTTAGCTCTACTAAAAGACTGGATGAGGAGCTTCACAAGAACTTGGAGACACTTCCATCTTTCTCCTCGGATGAGGATGAATCAGTTGGTAAAAACCAAGACCTTCAAAAGAGCATTAGTTCTGCACTCTCCTCTCTAGACGAGCCTTCAGACAAGCAACAGTCAG ACAGCAAAAGTTCAGGTGACACCACAAGTCAAGAGCAGTCATCCAGCATCCAGTCTGCAGATACAAAGCTAAAGGAGCAGCAAAAGCCTGGGCTGAATGAAGTGCCAGTAGAGGAACTGGTGAAGAACATACCTGCCAACAAACTTGCGGTATGCCTGACCACCGTAGCTATCGAAGGCCTCACGGATGAGGAGCTGTCGGACAGTGGGGAGGAGGGCATGTACCGAGAACGTGATGAGTTTGTGGTGAAAAATGAGGACATAGAAAGCTTGCAG GTCACACTGAAGGCAGGAATAGAACCTCCAGCCATTTGGAAGGTGCAAAAGGCCTTGCTGCAGAAATTCATACCCGAGCTGAGAGATGGAAAACGAGTGTTTTCTGCTACGAACAGT TATCTGGGTTACTTTGGAGATGCTAAAACAATGTACCGGAGAGTATACGTCAAGTTTCTCGACACTGTGAACAAGCGGGAGTACGTGCGAGTCTGCAACAGAAAACCAAGGTGCAAGCCCATGCATTCCATGAG AGGCTCTCAGAAGGCTCTGCTGGCCCAGAGAGCTGCCGCACCAGCCATGTCCGACTCCTCCGCTCTGAAATCCAGCACAAAGCAAAGCTTGTCCAAACCCAGGCCAAAGCAGCCAAAAGCCAAGGCCGAACCTCCAccgaaaaaaaggaagaaatggaAGGAGGAATTCACAGACTCAACAGAGTTGGCTTCTCCCGAAGCTGCAGGTGAAGATGATG AGTTTATACCTCCGGTCCCATTTGCCTCACGCTTCCTCAACACCAGGACGATGAAGGAGACCTTCAAGAGTTTCGTGGAGCTCCTGATCAGCGTTGCTCTGGACGCAGACGTCATGATCACACTGGAGAGAGAGAACG ATGAACTTCTGCTGCCTCATATGAAGAGAGTGGATGGCATGATCACAGACAACAGGAGGAGGCTGCTGCCCAAACTGCGAGTGGGTCAGGTGTTCAAA AATGCTTTAGACAGCTTTCCCGAGTTGTCAGTGGTGACAGAGCTGAAAACAGATGGAGAGACCCCCACTTTTAAAGTCAGACTGAGTGGGAAAGCGTACAACAGGAAGACTATGAAACCTGCTAAATCCCCTGTTAAACTTCCCTTG GAGTACACAGTGGAGCAGCAGAAAACTCACTGGTTTTCTCTCTATCATTCACTGCAGCACTACAAGTATCACACATATCTGATGTGTATGGAAGAG ATTGCACTGTTGCGCTCACGCGGCGTGGATCTGGGGCAGGAGGAGACTGTGCAGACATGCATGGGGAACCAAGTGTGGGTGGAGGGTCTGTTTGACCGCTTCGGAGAGCTTCTCACCCAGGTGCAGCAGGCCTGCCTTTAA